One stretch of Rhodoferax lithotrophicus DNA includes these proteins:
- a CDS encoding sodium:calcium antiporter encodes MNAVGLIWLQFAFCAALIGGAGYQLSLYGDAIAQRTGLSGSWIGLVLLATVTSLPELATGITSVTIAHAPNLALGDALGSCVVNLVFLVVVDLFFRQEPVWQRASLGHVLAGAFGVVMLGFALVSLLVSQVMPSPGEVDAAASTQLNIGLIAPVLLLLYLVAMRTVFAYERDHAVQAEVEFAADLPELRTAIIHFALVASVVAGAGMWLPFVATDLAHAMAWNKSFVGSLFVATATSLPELAVTLSALRLGALDMAIGNLLGSNMFNVLIIAVDDLFYRPGVLMASVSPVHAVTAGTAITMTGLVMVGLFFKPGSRVLRAVNWISLGLMTMYVLNTYVLYLYGES; translated from the coding sequence ATGAATGCGGTGGGACTTATCTGGCTGCAGTTTGCCTTCTGTGCCGCTCTGATTGGTGGCGCGGGCTACCAGCTGTCGCTTTATGGCGATGCCATTGCCCAGCGCACTGGTTTGTCGGGCAGCTGGATCGGGCTGGTCCTGCTGGCCACGGTGACCTCGCTGCCCGAACTGGCCACCGGCATCACCAGTGTCACCATCGCCCATGCCCCCAATCTGGCGCTTGGTGATGCGTTGGGCAGTTGTGTGGTGAACCTGGTGTTTCTGGTGGTTGTTGACTTGTTTTTTCGCCAGGAGCCGGTCTGGCAGCGGGCCAGTCTGGGCCATGTGCTGGCGGGGGCATTTGGGGTTGTGATGCTGGGGTTTGCGCTGGTCAGCTTGTTGGTGAGTCAGGTCATGCCGTCACCAGGCGAAGTGGACGCTGCCGCTTCAACGCAACTGAACATCGGTTTGATCGCACCCGTGCTGTTGCTGCTCTATCTGGTGGCCATGCGCACCGTGTTTGCCTATGAGCGTGACCATGCCGTGCAGGCTGAGGTCGAATTTGCGGCAGATCTACCCGAGTTACGTACCGCCATCATTCACTTTGCACTGGTCGCTTCTGTGGTGGCCGGGGCTGGCATGTGGCTGCCGTTTGTAGCAACTGATCTGGCCCACGCCATGGCGTGGAACAAGTCGTTTGTTGGCAGCCTGTTTGTCGCCACGGCCACCTCTTTGCCTGAGTTGGCCGTGACGCTGTCAGCCTTGCGCTTGGGCGCACTGGACATGGCTATTGGTAATCTGCTCGGCAGTAACATGTTTAATGTGCTCATCATTGCCGTGGACGACCTGTTTTACCGCCCTGGCGTGCTCATGGCCAGCGTGTCACCTGTGCATGCTGTGACAGCAGGCACGGCCATCACCATGACCGGACTGGTCATGGTTGGCTTGTTTTTCAAACCTGGCTCACGTGTGTTGCGGGCGGTGAACTGGATCAGCCTGGGGCTGATGACGATGTATGTTTTGAATACCTACGTTTTGTATTTGTATGGTGAGTCATGA
- the nhaD gene encoding sodium:proton antiporter NhaD: MSLTPDSLAQAAPALIAIFVIAYAAIALEHPLKINKSGSALVGAGLLWSIYALSVGDAHLVSEQLSESLMGTAQIVFFLMGAMTIVEVVDAHNGFEVITTRIKTSRLSTLMWLVGFVTFFLSAILDNLTTTIVMISLMRKLLAKREDRLFFAGIIVIAANAGGAWSPIGDVTTTMLWIGGQVTALAIIQSVLLPSLVCMLVPLGIVAWVLRGQVVVAPERVREFAELRTTAFERNLMFFLGLGILVAVPAFKTITHLPPFLGVLFGLGILWIVGDLVHRHKEDAAKQHLTLGHALSKIDMGSLVFFIGILLAVATLEHAHVLTALARWLDQAVGRQDVVVMIIGVASAIVDNVPLVAAAMGMYSLTQYPPDHFFWEFLAYCAGTGGSILIIGSAAGVAAMGLERIQFFWYVKKIGGLALVGYLAGAGTYLVQYQLLH, translated from the coding sequence ATGTCCCTGACACCTGACAGCCTTGCCCAGGCCGCCCCGGCTCTGATCGCCATTTTTGTGATCGCCTACGCGGCGATTGCGCTGGAACACCCCCTCAAGATCAACAAATCCGGCTCGGCCCTGGTGGGCGCTGGCCTGCTGTGGAGCATTTACGCCCTGTCGGTGGGGGATGCCCATCTGGTGAGTGAGCAACTGAGTGAGTCCTTGATGGGCACGGCGCAGATTGTTTTCTTTCTGATGGGGGCGATGACCATTGTGGAGGTGGTGGACGCGCACAACGGCTTTGAAGTCATCACCACCCGTATCAAGACCTCCCGGCTGTCCACGCTGATGTGGTTGGTGGGTTTTGTCACGTTTTTCCTCAGCGCCATTCTGGACAACCTGACCACCACCATTGTGATGATTTCCCTGATGCGCAAGCTGCTGGCCAAGCGTGAAGACCGGCTGTTTTTTGCCGGCATCATCGTCATTGCCGCCAACGCGGGCGGGGCCTGGTCGCCGATTGGCGATGTGACCACCACCATGTTGTGGATTGGCGGTCAGGTCACGGCGCTGGCCATCATCCAGTCGGTGCTGCTGCCCTCGCTGGTCTGTATGCTGGTGCCGCTGGGCATCGTGGCCTGGGTCTTGCGCGGGCAGGTGGTGGTGGCCCCTGAGCGGGTGCGTGAGTTTGCTGAGCTGCGTACCACGGCGTTTGAGCGCAACCTGATGTTCTTTCTGGGGCTGGGTATTCTGGTGGCGGTGCCCGCGTTCAAAACCATCACCCATTTGCCGCCGTTTTTGGGGGTCTTGTTTGGCCTGGGAATTTTGTGGATTGTCGGGGACCTGGTGCACCGCCACAAGGAAGATGCTGCCAAGCAGCACCTGACGCTGGGGCATGCCCTGAGCAAGATCGACATGGGCTCACTGGTGTTCTTTATCGGCATCTTGCTGGCAGTCGCTACGCTGGAGCACGCGCATGTATTGACCGCGCTGGCGCGGTGGCTGGATCAGGCTGTGGGCCGTCAGGATGTCGTCGTGATGATCATCGGCGTGGCCAGCGCGATTGTCGACAATGTACCGCTGGTGGCGGCCGCCATGGGCATGTACAGCCTGACGCAATACCCGCCGGATCACTTTTTCTGGGAGTTTCTGGCTTACTGCGCCGGCACCGGCGGCTCAATTTTGATCATTGGTTCGGCTGCCGGTGTGGCGGCCATGGGGCTGGAGCGAATCCAGTTTTTCTGGTACGTCAAAAAAATCGGTGGCCTGGCTTTGGTGGGTTATCTGGCGGGGGCGGGTACCTATCTGGTGCAATACCAGTTGCTGCATTGA
- a CDS encoding cation-translocating P-type ATPase, with product MANTPPSSSNTRKDWHLREVHELTQAHEVDPTQGLQDHQIAQRTLEFGANELPTADSRSLWALVWEQFSDFMILVLLAAAVISGVMGDLVDTLVIVVIVLLNAAIGLVQSWRADQALAALQRLSEAQATVLRSGQVQQVPAQVLVPGDIVLLEAGNQIPADLRLIKTAQLKVDESALTGESVTVDKHPHMLEGTEHALGDRLNMAFKGTTATHGRGHGLVVATGMATELGKVAGLLDQSQQRSTPLQLRLAAFGKRVALAVLGICAVIFVVGVLRGEDPLLMVLTAISLAVAAIPEALPAVVTVLLALGARKMVSINALIRRLPSVETLGSVTVICSDKTGTLTQNRMQAQCLVAGQPDEASDWMPPTALSGTAQTAAPDAAHTELLQAAALCNDATLAADGSWRGDPTETALTEIAAQAGLMKTTLDAQWPRMLEHPFDAVRKRMSTIHQQAQEVVAYIKGAPESVIPLCTSQWSAQSGGAPGHINTSAWLARADALAAQGLRVLAMARRNHGSLPEPQASADTIERDLCLIGLIGLIDPPRPEALEAVRECMQAGITPVMITGDHPATARAIAHRLGIVTEADAEVLTGADLTQLDDTALMVKVRQVRVYARVDPAQKIRIVQALQAHGEFVAMTGDGVNDAPALKQADIGIAMGKGGTDVAREAASLVLLDDNFATIVKAVREGRRIYDNVRKFVRYAMTGNSGEIWTIFLAPLLMLPIPLLPIHILWVNLVTDGLPGLALAAEPAERGIMQRPPRAPTESLFAQGMWQHILGVGLLLGGLCLGVQAWALSTSHAHWQTMVFTVLTLGQMAHVLAIRSETEALWQQGLTSNRPLLGAVLLTFCLQMATIYVPFLNPIFKTQPLSLPELALCLAASAVVWVVVEIEKAWRRSRRAASTDVAADAP from the coding sequence ATGGCAAACACCCCCCCTTCTTCCTCCAACACACGCAAAGACTGGCATTTGCGAGAAGTTCATGAACTCACCCAGGCGCATGAGGTAGACCCGACGCAGGGCTTGCAAGACCACCAGATCGCGCAGCGCACACTTGAATTCGGGGCCAACGAGTTACCCACGGCCGACAGCCGCAGCCTGTGGGCCCTGGTGTGGGAGCAGTTCAGCGACTTCATGATTCTGGTGCTGCTGGCCGCCGCCGTGATCTCTGGTGTGATGGGTGATCTGGTCGACACGCTGGTGATTGTGGTCATTGTGCTGCTCAACGCCGCCATTGGGCTGGTGCAGTCCTGGCGGGCCGACCAGGCGCTGGCCGCGCTGCAGCGCCTGTCTGAGGCGCAGGCCACGGTGCTGCGCAGTGGCCAGGTGCAACAGGTTCCGGCACAGGTACTGGTGCCCGGTGACATCGTGCTGCTGGAAGCGGGCAACCAGATTCCGGCCGACTTGCGGCTGATCAAAACCGCCCAGCTCAAGGTGGATGAATCGGCCCTCACTGGCGAATCGGTCACGGTGGACAAACACCCCCACATGCTCGAGGGCACCGAGCATGCCCTGGGTGATCGGCTCAACATGGCCTTCAAAGGCACCACCGCCACCCATGGGCGGGGGCATGGTCTGGTGGTGGCCACGGGCATGGCCACCGAACTCGGCAAAGTGGCGGGCCTGCTCGATCAGAGCCAGCAGCGCAGCACCCCGCTGCAATTACGTCTGGCGGCTTTTGGCAAGCGGGTGGCGCTGGCGGTGTTGGGCATTTGCGCGGTGATTTTTGTGGTGGGCGTGCTGCGCGGCGAAGACCCGCTGCTGATGGTGCTGACCGCCATCAGCCTGGCGGTGGCAGCCATTCCCGAAGCGCTACCCGCCGTGGTGACGGTGCTGCTGGCGCTGGGGGCGCGCAAGATGGTGTCGATCAACGCACTGATCCGCCGCCTGCCCTCGGTTGAAACGCTGGGCTCGGTCACCGTCATCTGCTCCGACAAAACCGGCACGCTGACGCAAAACCGCATGCAGGCGCAATGCCTGGTGGCGGGCCAGCCGGACGAGGCATCAGACTGGATGCCGCCAACCGCCTTGTCTGGCACAGCCCAGACGGCAGCCCCCGATGCCGCACACACCGAGCTGCTGCAAGCCGCCGCCCTGTGCAACGATGCCACCTTGGCAGCCGATGGCAGCTGGCGGGGTGACCCGACCGAGACCGCGCTGACCGAGATCGCCGCCCAGGCCGGGCTGATGAAGACCACGCTGGATGCCCAATGGCCACGCATGCTGGAACACCCGTTTGATGCCGTACGCAAACGCATGAGCACCATCCACCAACAGGCCCAGGAGGTGGTGGCCTACATCAAAGGGGCCCCCGAATCGGTGATCCCGCTGTGTACCAGCCAATGGTCGGCCCAATCCGGCGGTGCGCCGGGCCACATCAACACCAGCGCCTGGCTGGCCCGCGCCGACGCACTGGCCGCCCAGGGCTTACGCGTGCTGGCCATGGCCCGGCGCAACCACGGCAGCCTGCCCGAGCCCCAAGCCAGTGCGGACACCATCGAGCGCGATCTGTGCCTGATTGGGCTGATAGGCCTGATTGACCCCCCACGCCCCGAAGCCCTGGAGGCGGTGCGCGAATGTATGCAGGCCGGCATCACCCCGGTGATGATCACCGGCGACCACCCGGCCACCGCCCGTGCCATTGCCCACCGGCTGGGCATCGTCACCGAGGCCGATGCCGAAGTGCTGACCGGAGCCGACCTGACCCAGCTGGATGACACCGCCCTGATGGTCAAGGTGCGCCAGGTGCGCGTTTACGCCCGGGTAGACCCGGCGCAAAAGATCCGCATCGTGCAAGCCCTGCAAGCCCACGGTGAATTTGTCGCCATGACCGGCGACGGGGTCAACGATGCCCCCGCCCTCAAGCAGGCCGACATCGGCATTGCCATGGGCAAGGGCGGCACCGACGTGGCGCGTGAAGCTGCCAGCCTGGTGCTGCTGGACGACAACTTTGCAACCATCGTCAAAGCGGTGCGCGAGGGGCGGCGCATTTACGACAACGTGCGCAAGTTTGTGCGTTACGCCATGACTGGCAATTCGGGCGAGATCTGGACCATCTTTCTGGCCCCGCTGCTGATGTTGCCAATCCCGCTGCTGCCGATTCACATCCTGTGGGTCAACCTGGTCACCGACGGCCTGCCCGGCCTGGCGCTGGCGGCCGAACCGGCTGAGCGCGGCATCATGCAGCGCCCGCCCCGCGCACCCACCGAGAGCCTGTTTGCCCAAGGCATGTGGCAACACATTCTGGGAGTCGGGTTGCTGCTGGGCGGCTTGTGCCTGGGGGTGCAGGCCTGGGCGCTGTCCACCAGCCACGCCCACTGGCAAACCATGGTCTTCACCGTGCTGACCCTGGGCCAGATGGCGCATGTGCTGGCGATCCGGTCTGAGACCGAGGCGCTGTGGCAACAAGGCCTGACCAGCAACCGCCCCCTGCTGGGCGCGGTGCTGCTGACCTTCTGCCTGCAAATGGCCACGATTTATGTGCCGTTTTTGAACCCCATTTTCAAAACCCAGCCCCTGAGCCTGCCCGAGCTGGCACTGTGCCTGGCGGCCTCTGCGGTGGTGTGGGTGGTGGTTGAAATTGAAAAGGCCTGGCGGCGCAGTCGGCGGGCCGCCAGCACTGACGTGGCGGCAGATGCACCATGA
- a CDS encoding universal stress protein: MHAFTIHSQTSQGVSEMYRKILVVVDDRVTTQSTICQAIAMAQVHRADIHFFYVMPHYELTSFDMLPVADLPPDEFQNKANAQAHKLLTQACEMAEQAGVQSYQAMSSGKDDAKCVADAAEKRHCDLIVVGTEGSNAVMRILNGSIIPGLISVATKPVLVCRDTGSRDELKRKANATQYARHRRR; this comes from the coding sequence TTGCACGCCTTCACCATCCATTCTCAAACAAGTCAAGGAGTATCGGAGATGTACAGAAAAATTCTGGTTGTGGTGGATGATCGTGTAACTACCCAGTCGACCATTTGTCAAGCCATTGCAATGGCCCAGGTGCATCGTGCCGACATTCATTTTTTCTATGTCATGCCGCACTATGAATTAACGAGTTTTGACATGCTTCCAGTGGCTGATCTACCGCCTGATGAGTTCCAAAACAAAGCCAACGCTCAGGCTCACAAGCTGCTGACACAAGCCTGCGAAATGGCTGAACAGGCTGGCGTTCAAAGCTACCAAGCCATGAGTTCAGGCAAGGATGACGCGAAATGTGTCGCGGATGCGGCAGAAAAAAGACATTGCGACCTGATTGTTGTCGGCACAGAAGGCAGCAATGCCGTGATGCGCATCCTCAATGGCAGCATCATTCCCGGACTGATTTCCGTAGCGACCAAGCCGGTTCTTGTCTGTCGGGATACGGGTTCACGGGACGAGCTCAAACGCAAAGCCAACGCGACCCAATACGCGCGGCACAGACGGCGGTAA
- a CDS encoding universal stress protein produces MPQLMAHAPNAVQCSFVETQRADLLGMRVFGHFWLKQLMTGSITSTLLRVSEVPVLIGW; encoded by the coding sequence GTGCCGCAATTGATGGCCCATGCGCCCAATGCAGTGCAATGCTCCTTCGTAGAAACGCAGCGTGCAGATTTGCTGGGGATGCGTGTGTTTGGCCACTTCTGGCTGAAACAGTTGATGACCGGGAGCATTACCAGTACCTTGCTGCGGGTGAGTGAGGTGCCAGTGCTGATTGGCTGGTAA
- the malQ gene encoding 4-alpha-glucanotransferase: MADSWMAQRAAGVVLHPTSLPGPHGAGDFGPNAYYFVDWLHTAGQTLWQTLPLGPVGPGYSPYMGSSAFAGNPLLVALEPLTQRGWLDAASLQTSWDDERIDYTALVPWRMQQLRTAFAGFQRLASEQERTELAAWAQTQHAWLDDYTLFMALDQAYSPALWPQWPQGLAQRIPADMAAARQQHAPEIAFWSFVQWQFELQWQAIKTYAHSQGVRLVGDLPIFVAHHSADCWARPDLYELDAQGQPRVIAGVPPDFFSETGQRWGNPLYNWTAMAQDGYRWWIERVRRQLHLADVVRIDHFRGFVDYWEIPADEPTAVKGRWQPGPGAALFTALAQALGDLPIIAEDLGIITPAVTALREHIGFPGMRVLQFAFSGDASNAFLPHNFEPNTVVYTGTHDNDTVPGWWTSCTAHERAFAAQYLGVQEGQGMDVHWAMLRAASFSVARLALCQFQDVLGLDGQHRMNTPGTMGCWSWRFKWDWVGPQVAPQLARITAASGRVGFDRLAL; the protein is encoded by the coding sequence ATGGCTGATTCTTGGATGGCACAGCGTGCCGCCGGGGTGGTGTTGCACCCCACCTCCCTGCCGGGCCCCCATGGCGCGGGAGATTTTGGGCCAAACGCCTATTACTTTGTGGACTGGCTGCACACGGCCGGGCAAACACTTTGGCAAACCCTGCCGCTCGGTCCGGTGGGGCCCGGGTATTCGCCCTACATGGGCAGCTCGGCCTTTGCCGGCAACCCCTTGCTGGTGGCGTTGGAGCCTTTGACACAGCGTGGATGGCTGGATGCGGCCAGCTTGCAAACCTCATGGGACGATGAGCGCATCGATTACACCGCGCTGGTGCCTTGGCGCATGCAGCAATTGCGCACCGCTTTTGCCGGTTTTCAGCGCCTGGCCAGTGAACAAGAGCGCACAGAACTGGCGGCCTGGGCACAGACACAACACGCCTGGCTGGATGATTACACCCTGTTTATGGCGCTGGATCAGGCTTACAGCCCGGCCTTGTGGCCGCAGTGGCCGCAAGGCCTGGCGCAACGCATTCCGGCAGATATGGCGGCAGCCCGTCAGCAACATGCACCAGAAATTGCGTTCTGGAGCTTTGTGCAATGGCAATTTGAGCTGCAATGGCAAGCCATCAAAACCTATGCCCACAGCCAAGGTGTGCGGCTGGTGGGTGACCTGCCGATTTTTGTGGCCCACCATAGCGCCGACTGCTGGGCCCGGCCTGACTTGTATGAATTGGATGCCCAGGGGCAACCCAGGGTGATTGCCGGTGTGCCGCCCGACTTCTTTTCGGAAACCGGCCAGCGCTGGGGCAACCCGCTGTACAACTGGACGGCCATGGCACAAGACGGCTACCGTTGGTGGATTGAGCGGGTGCGCCGCCAACTACATCTGGCCGACGTGGTGCGTATTGACCACTTTCGGGGCTTTGTCGATTACTGGGAAATCCCGGCAGACGAGCCCACCGCCGTCAAAGGCCGCTGGCAACCGGGGCCGGGTGCGGCCTTGTTCACCGCCCTGGCGCAAGCGCTGGGGGATTTGCCCATCATCGCGGAAGATCTGGGCATCATCACCCCCGCCGTGACGGCCTTGCGTGAACACATCGGTTTTCCGGGTATGCGGGTGCTGCAGTTTGCTTTTTCAGGGGATGCCAGCAACGCCTTTTTGCCGCACAACTTTGAGCCCAACACCGTGGTCTACACCGGCACCCATGACAACGACACGGTACCTGGCTGGTGGACCAGTTGCACGGCCCATGAGCGCGCCTTTGCCGCGCAGTATCTGGGGGTACAAGAAGGGCAGGGCATGGATGTGCATTGGGCCATGCTGCGTGCGGCCAGCTTCTCGGTGGCGCGTCTGGCCTTGTGCCAGTTTCAGGACGTGCTGGGGTTGGATGGCCAGCACCGCATGAACACCCCCGGCACCATGGGTTGCTGGTCGTGGCGCTTCAAGTGGGACTGGGTCGGGCCACAAGTGGCACCACAGCTGGCCAGGATCACGGCCGCCAGTGGCCGGGTCGGGTTTGACCGCTTGGCACTTTGA